A stretch of Elephas maximus indicus isolate mEleMax1 chromosome 20, mEleMax1 primary haplotype, whole genome shotgun sequence DNA encodes these proteins:
- the LOC126064199 gene encoding olfactory receptor 8J2-like, whose protein sequence is MAPGNLTRVTEFILMGITDLPELQVPLFFVFLVLYGLTVLGNLGTITLTSVDSRLQTPMYFFLRHLAVTNLGNSTTIAPKMLLNFLAKKKTISYYCCAAQLGGFLVFVVAEVFILAAMAYDRYVAICNPLLYMVVVSRQICLLLVSLIYLYSLSTALTASSCVFSVSYCSSNVINHFYCDKVSLPALSCSDTYIPDTTVFMLSGINLFFSLIIVLISCFNIVLTILRIQFSEGRQKAFSTCASHFMAVTVFYGTLLFMYMQPTTNHSLDTDKMASVFYTLVIPMLNPLIYSLRNKEVKDALKRFLNNPRKSLKLM, encoded by the coding sequence ATGGCTCCAGGGAATCTCACAAGGGTGACTGAGTTCATTCTCATGGGAATCACAGACCTTCCTGAGCTCCAGGTCccccttttctttgtcttcctggTGCTCTATGGGCTGACTGTGTTAGGGAACCTGGGCACCATCACCCTTACCAGTGTCGACTCCAGACTTCaaacccccatgtactttttccttcgACACTTGGCTGTCACTAATCTTGGCAATTCTACCACCATTGCCCCTAAAATGTTGCTCAACTTCTTGGCTAAGAAGAAAACCATCTCATACTACTGTTGTGCGGCTCAACTAGGTGGATTCTTAGTTTTCGTGGTGGCTGAAGTTTTCATACTGGcagcaatggcctatgaccgctatgtggccatttgcaacCCCCTTCTCTACATGGTGGTGGTATCTCGGCAGATCTGCCTTCTGCTGGTATCTCTCATATACCTCTACAGCCTGAGCACAGCACTGACTGCCTCTTCCTGTGTGTTCTCTGTGTCATACTGTtcttccaatgtaatcaaccatttttattgtgataaagtcTCTTTGCCAGCATTGTCCTGTTCTGATACTTACATTCCAGATACAACAGTGTTTATGTTATCGGGTATCAACCTGTTTTTCTCCTTGATCATTGTTCTAATATCCTGCTTCAACATTGTCCTCACCATTTTGAGGATACAGTTCTCAGAAGGGAGACAAAAAGCTTTTTCCACCTGTGCTTCTCACTTTATGGCGGTCACTGTGTTCTATGGGACCCTCCTTTTCATGTATATGCAACCAACAACCAACCACTCATTAGATACTGATAAAATGGCCTCAGTCTTTTACACCCTCGTGATACCAATGCTGAATCCCCTCATTTACAGCCTAAGGAACAAGGAAGTGAAGGATGCACTGAAGAGATTCCTTAATAACCCACGCAAATCGCTCAAACTAATGTAA
- the LOC126063740 gene encoding olfactory receptor 1094-like, which translates to MKNDTEVTTFVLKGFTDNREVQVILFFLFLAIYLFTLVGNLGLVVSVIGDSRLHNPMYYFLAVLSFLDACYSSVITANKLVDFMSENKAISFLGCATQMFLGITFGTTESFLLAAMAYDRYVAIYNPLLFSVNMSHRVFVPLIAASYVGGISHATLHTVATFSLSFCASSEIRHVFCEIPPLLAISCSDTHINQLLLIYVVGSVEIFSILIVLISYGFILLVILRMCSAEGRRKVFSTCGSHLTGVSIYHGTILCTYVRPSSSFALDHDVIMSTFYTVVIPMLNPIIYSLRSKDVREAMQKVFWRNLFFNKVYF; encoded by the coding sequence ATGAAAAATGACACAGAAGTCACCACATTTGTACTGAAGGGCTTCACAGACAATCGTGAAGTTCAGGTcatcttattttttctctttctagcaATCTACCTCTTTACTTTGGTGGGAAATTTAGGATTGGTTGTATCGGTCATTGGGGATTCCAGGCTCCACAACCCCATGTACTATTTTCTGGCTGTGTTATCTTTCTTGGATGCCTGCTACTCCTCAGTGATTACCGCAAATAAGTTAGTAGATTTTATGTCAGAGAATAAAGCCATTTCATTCCTTGGATGTGCAACACAAATGTTTCTTGGTATTACTTTTGGGACCACAGAAAGCTTTCTCTTGGCAGCAATGGCGTATGATCGTTATGTAGCAATCTACAACCCACTTCTGTTTTCAGTAAACATGTCACACAGAGTCTTTGTGCCACTCATTGCTGCTTCATATGTCGGTGGGATTTCACATGCTACTTTACACACAGTAGCAACTTTTAGCCTCTCCTTCTGTGCATCCAGTGAAATCAGACATGTCTTTTGTGAAATTCCTCCTCTCCTTGCTATCTCCTGTTCTGACACTCACATCAACCAGCTTCTACTCATCTACGTTGTGGGTTCTGTTGAGATATTCTCCATCCTGATTGTCCTGATCTCCTATGGTTTCATTTTGTTGGTCATTCTGAGAATGTGTTCTGCTGAAGGGAGACGAAAAGTCTTTTCCACTTGTGGCTCTCACCTAACTGGAGTGTCAATTTACCATGGAACAATCCTCTGCACGTATGTCAGACCAAGTTCTAGCTTTGCTTTGGATCATGACGTGATAATGTCAACATTTTACACTGTTGTGATTCCCATGCTGAATCCCATTATCTACAgtttgaggagcaaagatgtaaGAGAAGCAATGCAAAAAGTATTTTGGAGAAATCTGTTTTTCAATAAAGTATACTTTTAg
- the LOC126063739 gene encoding olfactory receptor 5T3-like, translating to MLVGFMSKNKAISFLGCATQMLLFVTFGSTECFLLAAMAYDRGVTIYNPLLYSVNMSPRVYVSLITASYVGGISHATLHTVATFSLSFCASNEIRHVFCDIPPLLAISCSDTHINQLLLFYVVGCIEIFTILIVLISYDLILLAILKMASAEGRQKVFSTCGSHLTGVSIYHGTILFMCMRPSSSYALDHDMIESIFYTIVIRRLNLIIYSLRNKDVKIAIKQVFGRIK from the coding sequence ATGTTAGTAGGTTTTATGTCAAAGAATAAAGCAATTTCATTCCTTGGATGTGCAACACAGATGCTGCTCTTTGTCACCTTTGGGTCCACAGAATGCTTTCTCTTGGCAGCAATGGCATATGATCGCGGTGTAACCATCTACAACCCACTTCTCTATTCAGTTAACATGTCACCCAGAGTCTATGTGTCACTCATCACTGCTTCGTATGTTGGTGGTATTTCACATGCTACTTTACACACAGTAGCAACTTTTAGCCTCTCCTTCTGTGCATCCAATGAAATTAGACATGTCTTTTGCGATATCCCTCCACTCCTTGCTATCTCATGTTCTGACACTCACATCAACCAGCTTCTACTCTTCTATGTCGTGGGTTGTATTGAGATATTCACCATCCTGATTGTCCTGATCTCCTATGATTTAATTTTGCTGGCGATTCTGAAGATGGCTTCTGCTGAAGGGAGGCAAAAAGTCTTTTCCACTTGTGGCTCTCACCTAACTGGAGTGTCAATTTACCATGGAACAATCCTTTTCATGTGTATGAGACCGAGTTCCAGCTATGCCTTGGATCATGACATGATAGAGTCTATATTTTATACAATTGTGATTCGCAGGCTGAATCTCATCATCTAtagtttgaggaacaaagatgtgaaAATAGCAATAAAACAAGTGTTTGGGAGAATAAAGTAA